The proteins below are encoded in one region of Pseudomonas anguilliseptica:
- a CDS encoding CoA pyrophosphatase, with translation MLDELLHRMRGYSPHILQTDKRYPEAAVLVPITRSDEPEVVLTLRASGLSTHGGEVAFPGGRRDPEDADLIETALREAEEEIGLPPGLVEVVGPLSTLVSRHGIQVTPYVGVVPDFVEYKPNDGEIAAVFAVPLAFFRDDPRETTHRIDYLGRSWYVPSYRYGEYKIWGLTAIMLVELVNLVFDDVHIDMHQPPEHFIKLT, from the coding sequence ATGCTGGACGAGTTGCTCCATCGCATGCGTGGCTATAGCCCGCACATTCTGCAGACCGACAAGCGTTACCCTGAGGCCGCAGTGCTGGTGCCCATCACCCGCAGTGATGAGCCGGAAGTGGTGCTGACCTTGCGCGCCAGCGGTTTGTCCACCCACGGTGGTGAGGTGGCGTTTCCCGGTGGTCGGCGTGACCCGGAAGATGCCGATCTGATCGAGACTGCTTTGCGCGAGGCGGAAGAGGAAATCGGTTTGCCGCCTGGGCTGGTCGAGGTAGTCGGGCCGCTCAGCACGCTGGTATCGCGCCACGGTATTCAGGTCACCCCTTATGTCGGTGTGGTGCCGGATTTTGTCGAGTACAAACCCAACGACGGTGAGATTGCCGCTGTATTTGCCGTGCCGCTGGCGTTCTTTCGCGACGACCCGCGGGAAACCACCCATCGTATCGATTACCTCGGGCGTAGCTGGTATGTGCCGAGTTACCGTTATGGCGAATATAAAATCTGGGGGCTAACGGCGATCATGTTGGTCGAGTTGGTCAACCTGGTGTTCGATGATGTGCATATCGATATGCACCAGCCGCCCGAGCACTTTATCAAGCTCACCTGA
- a CDS encoding gamma carbonic anhydrase family protein: protein MKYRLGSSHVEAHADSWVAPNATLVGKVRLEPGASVWFNAVLRGDNELIHIGENSNVQDGTVMHTDMGFPLSIGTGVTIGHNAMLHGCSVGDYSLIGINAVILNGAKIGKYCIIGANSLIGEGKEIPDGSLVMGSPGKVVRELTEPQKKMLEASAAHYVHNAQRYARDLQEQDG, encoded by the coding sequence ATGAAATACCGCCTGGGTTCGTCCCACGTCGAGGCCCATGCCGACAGCTGGGTTGCACCGAATGCCACGCTGGTCGGCAAGGTCAGGCTGGAGCCGGGTGCCAGCGTGTGGTTCAACGCTGTGCTGCGTGGCGACAACGAGCTGATTCATATCGGCGAGAACAGCAACGTACAGGACGGCACGGTGATGCACACCGACATGGGCTTTCCGCTGTCCATCGGCACTGGCGTGACCATCGGCCACAACGCCATGCTGCATGGCTGCTCGGTGGGTGATTACAGCCTGATCGGCATCAATGCGGTGATCCTGAATGGTGCGAAAATCGGCAAGTACTGCATCATCGGCGCCAATAGCCTGATCGGTGAAGGTAAGGAAATTCCCGATGGCTCGCTGGTCATGGGCTCGCCCGGCAAGGTGGTGCGCGAACTGACCGAGCCGCAGAAGAAGATGCTCGAAGCCAGCGCCGCCCATTACGTGCACAACGCCCAGCGCTATGCCCGTGATCTGCAGGAGCAGGACGGCTGA
- a CDS encoding DUF1289 domain-containing protein has protein sequence MQSQERPVASPCVHVCALDDEDICIGCQRTVAEITRWSLMENSERREVLMRCHERAKAKGILL, from the coding sequence ATGCAATCGCAGGAACGTCCCGTCGCCTCGCCCTGCGTGCATGTCTGCGCGCTGGACGATGAAGATATCTGCATCGGTTGCCAGCGTACGGTCGCCGAAATTACCCGCTGGAGCCTGATGGAAAACAGCGAGCGCCGTGAGGTGCTGATGCGCTGTCATGAACGGGCCAAGGCTAAAGGCATTCTGCTGTAA
- the purT gene encoding formate-dependent phosphoribosylglycinamide formyltransferase yields the protein MPRIGTPLSPSATRVLLCGSGELGKEVVIELQRLGVEVIAVDRYANAPAMQVAHRSHVINMLDGAALRAVIELEQPHYIVPEIEAIATATLVELENEGFTVIPSARAAQLTMNREGIRRLAAEELGLPTSPYQFADSFEECRVAVESIGFPCLIKPIMSSSGKGQSVLKSLDDLQAAWDYAQAGGRAGKGRVIVEGFIDFDYEIALLTVRHSGGTTFCAPVGHRQVKGDYQESWQPQPMSAKAQAEAERIALAVTGSLGGRGLFGVELFVKGDQVWFCEISPRPHDTGLVALISQDLSEFALHARAILGLPIPAIRQFGPSASAVILVEGESQRVSFGSLGAALAEPDTALRLFGKPEVSGQRRMGVALARDESLQAARAKAARAAQAVKVEL from the coding sequence ATGCCCCGTATCGGAACCCCTTTGTCGCCGAGCGCGACCCGCGTGCTGTTGTGTGGCTCTGGCGAGCTGGGCAAGGAGGTGGTGATCGAACTGCAGCGCCTCGGTGTTGAGGTAATCGCCGTGGACCGCTACGCGAATGCGCCGGCCATGCAGGTGGCGCACCGCAGCCATGTGATCAACATGCTCGATGGTGCCGCCCTGCGTGCAGTGATCGAGCTGGAACAGCCGCACTACATCGTCCCGGAAATCGAGGCGATTGCCACTGCGACCCTGGTCGAGTTGGAAAATGAAGGTTTCACCGTCATCCCCAGCGCCCGCGCTGCACAGCTGACCATGAACCGCGAAGGCATCCGCCGTCTGGCCGCCGAAGAGCTGGGGCTGCCGACCTCGCCCTATCAGTTTGCCGACTCATTCGAAGAGTGTCGCGTGGCGGTGGAGAGCATCGGCTTTCCCTGTCTGATTAAACCGATCATGAGTTCTTCCGGCAAAGGCCAGTCGGTGCTGAAAAGCCTGGATGATCTGCAGGCCGCCTGGGACTACGCCCAGGCCGGTGGCCGCGCCGGAAAAGGGCGGGTGATCGTCGAGGGCTTTATCGATTTCGATTATGAAATCGCGTTACTTACTGTGCGCCACAGTGGCGGCACCACTTTCTGCGCGCCGGTCGGTCATCGGCAGGTCAAGGGCGATTACCAGGAGTCCTGGCAGCCGCAGCCGATGAGCGCCAAAGCTCAGGCCGAAGCCGAGCGTATCGCTCTGGCGGTTACCGGATCGCTGGGTGGGCGTGGGCTGTTTGGAGTTGAGCTGTTCGTCAAAGGTGATCAGGTGTGGTTCTGCGAAATTTCGCCGCGCCCGCACGACACCGGCCTGGTTGCCCTGATTTCCCAGGATCTGTCCGAATTTGCCCTGCATGCGCGGGCGATTCTCGGTTTGCCGATTCCGGCCATTCGTCAGTTCGGCCCATCGGCTTCTGCGGTGATCTTGGTTGAGGGGGAGTCGCAGCGCGTCAGCTTCGGCAGCCTCGGTGCGGCACTGGCCGAGCCGGATACTGCTCTGCGCCTGTTCGGTAAGCCGGAGGTCAGCGGCCAGCGCCGTATGGGCGTGGCGCTGGCGCGAGATGAGTCGTTACAAGCGGCGCGCGCAAAGGCTGCGCGTGCGGCGCAGGCGGTCAAGGTCGAGCTGTGA
- a CDS encoding SGNH/GDSL hydrolase family protein yields the protein MPGGWAWRCWRLPLAVRTRRSALRLPPAAGPLSGVAGADLPGEPLRLLVLGESTVVGVGVDELDAALVGQLAAALAARSGRPVAWRACGENGITAAQAHQRLLPQVLDQPFDLALLVFGVNDTTHLTPLPRWEAVLGGMAEALAARGVRVAFSSVPPLQHFSGLPWLLRRLLGIRAGLLDARLRRLAASLGAGHHAVELEFSAEYLARDGYHPSGLGYRVWAQGLAVSLAPAARCAS from the coding sequence ATGCCTGGTGGCTGGGCTTGGCGCTGTTGGCGCCTGCCGCTGGCAGTGCGCACGCGTCGTAGCGCACTGCGCCTACCACCAGCTGCAGGGCCATTGAGTGGCGTGGCGGGCGCGGATCTACCGGGTGAGCCATTGCGTCTGCTGGTGCTGGGTGAGTCGACCGTGGTTGGCGTGGGTGTGGATGAGCTGGATGCCGCGCTGGTAGGGCAGTTGGCTGCGGCGCTGGCTGCGCGCAGCGGTCGTCCGGTTGCCTGGCGTGCTTGCGGTGAAAACGGCATTACCGCCGCGCAGGCCCATCAGCGGCTGTTGCCGCAGGTGCTCGATCAGCCCTTTGATCTGGCGCTGCTGGTGTTCGGCGTCAACGACACCACTCATTTGACCCCATTGCCGCGTTGGGAGGCAGTACTTGGCGGCATGGCTGAAGCGTTGGCCGCTCGCGGTGTTCGGGTAGCGTTTAGCAGTGTGCCGCCACTGCAGCATTTCTCTGGCTTGCCCTGGTTGTTGCGGCGTTTGCTCGGCATACGTGCCGGCTTGTTGGATGCGCGCCTGCGCCGGCTGGCGGCGAGCCTGGGGGCTGGGCATCACGCGGTTGAGCTGGAGTTTTCCGCCGAGTACCTGGCGCGCGATGGTTATCACCCGTCAGGTCTGGGCTATCGCGTGTGGGCGCAGGGGCTGGCCGTTAGTCTTGCGCCGGCTGCTCGGTGTGCGTCTTAG
- a CDS encoding HlyC/CorC family transporter, which translates to MDDLHSGYLLGLLIFLILCSAFFSSSETGMLSLNRYRLKHMAKEGHKGAKRVTTLLSRPDRLLGTILVGNNAVNILAASIATVLAVDIWGEAGIAIATAGLTIVVLIFGEITPKTLAALRPELVAFPASRVLLLLQRLLYPVVWATSAISNALLRLLGVDPSQRASDSLSTEELRSVVRESGAGMPKNRQNMLLGILDLERVTVDDIMIPRNEVTGINLDDDIESIISLLTNTTHTRLPVFHTDINQIEGIVHMRQIARLLTHNELSKEALLAACNEPYFVPEGTPLSTQLINFQKQKRRIGIVVDEYGDVIGIVTLEDILEEIVGDFSNQDTLRSPDIHPQEDGTQVIDGAAYIREINKALDWHLPCDGPKTLNGLVTEALESIPDSAVCLKIGPYRLEILQSSDNRVKSVRAWQTKPKTHTEQPAQD; encoded by the coding sequence GTGGACGACCTTCACTCCGGCTACCTGCTTGGGCTGCTGATTTTTCTGATTCTGTGCTCGGCATTCTTCTCCAGCTCGGAGACCGGCATGCTCAGCCTCAACCGCTATCGCCTCAAACACATGGCCAAGGAAGGGCATAAGGGCGCCAAGCGCGTCACCACCCTGCTCAGCCGACCGGATCGACTGCTCGGCACCATTCTGGTTGGCAACAACGCGGTCAACATCCTCGCCGCCTCCATCGCCACTGTGCTGGCCGTGGATATCTGGGGCGAAGCCGGGATCGCAATTGCCACCGCTGGCCTGACCATCGTGGTGCTGATTTTCGGCGAAATCACTCCAAAAACCCTGGCCGCACTGCGCCCGGAACTGGTGGCCTTTCCCGCCAGCCGCGTACTGCTGCTGCTTCAACGCCTGCTTTATCCGGTGGTCTGGGCCACCAGCGCCATCAGCAACGCGCTGCTGCGCCTGCTCGGCGTAGACCCCTCGCAACGCGCCAGCGACAGCCTGTCCACCGAAGAACTGCGCAGCGTGGTGCGTGAATCTGGCGCCGGCATGCCGAAAAACCGCCAAAACATGCTGCTCGGCATTCTTGACCTTGAGCGGGTGACGGTGGATGACATCATGATTCCACGCAACGAAGTCACCGGCATCAACCTGGATGACGACATTGAAAGCATCATCAGCCTGCTGACCAATACAACCCACACCCGCCTGCCGGTGTTTCACACCGATATCAATCAGATCGAAGGCATCGTGCATATGCGCCAGATTGCCCGACTGCTGACGCACAACGAGCTGAGTAAAGAGGCGCTACTCGCGGCCTGCAACGAGCCGTATTTCGTGCCTGAAGGCACGCCGCTGTCGACTCAGCTGATCAATTTTCAGAAGCAGAAACGCCGGATCGGTATCGTCGTCGATGAATACGGCGACGTGATCGGCATCGTCACACTGGAAGATATCCTCGAAGAAATCGTCGGTGATTTCAGCAACCAGGACACTCTGCGCAGCCCGGATATCCATCCTCAGGAAGACGGCACCCAGGTAATCGACGGCGCGGCTTATATCCGTGAAATCAACAAAGCACTGGACTGGCACCTGCCCTGCGATGGGCCGAAAACCCTCAACGGTCTGGTGACCGAGGCGCTGGAAAGCATCCCCGACAGCGCCGTGTGCCTGAAGATCGGCCCTTACCGCCTGGAGATTCTGCAGTCGTCAGACAACCGGGTAAAAAGCGTGCGCGCCTGGCAAACCAAGCCTAAGACGCACACCGAGCAGCCGGCGCAAGACTAA
- a CDS encoding cytochrome C assembly family protein produces MHPLLPSLAAACLYTGATAYQGWRIAQRSAPDKRLLALLGVFALFFHGGSLFVQMYHSDGLALDFFNAASLIAYAVIALTLIACIRIPVENLLLLLFPLGALTVILAQFMPSGTTQLINEQPGILIHILLSVIAYGMLTIAVFQSLLVLLQDHQLKNKHPSGLIKNFPPLQTMESLLFGFLWAGWALLSLSLLSGALFISDLFAQHLAHKTILSCFAWVVFAVLLWGRHQLGWRGHKAIRWTLAGFCLLMLAYFGSKLVREFILHI; encoded by the coding sequence ATGCACCCTCTGCTACCCAGCCTAGCCGCCGCCTGCCTTTATACCGGCGCCACAGCCTATCAAGGTTGGCGTATTGCCCAGCGCAGCGCTCCCGACAAACGCCTGCTAGCCCTTTTGGGCGTGTTTGCGCTGTTCTTCCACGGTGGCAGCTTGTTTGTGCAGATGTATCATTCAGATGGCCTGGCCTTAGACTTCTTTAATGCCGCCAGCCTGATCGCTTACGCGGTCATCGCGCTGACCCTAATTGCCTGTATCCGCATCCCCGTTGAAAACCTTTTATTGCTGCTGTTCCCGCTAGGCGCGCTGACCGTGATACTCGCGCAATTTATGCCGAGCGGAACGACTCAGCTGATCAACGAACAGCCCGGCATTCTGATCCACATCCTACTCTCGGTGATTGCCTACGGCATGCTCACCATTGCGGTATTCCAGTCGCTGCTGGTTCTACTGCAAGACCATCAACTGAAAAACAAGCACCCCTCCGGGCTGATCAAGAACTTCCCGCCCCTGCAAACCATGGAAAGCTTGCTGTTTGGCTTCCTCTGGGCTGGCTGGGCGCTGCTGTCGCTCTCGCTGCTATCTGGCGCGCTATTTATCAGTGACCTTTTTGCCCAGCACTTGGCGCATAAAACCATTCTCTCGTGCTTTGCCTGGGTGGTATTTGCCGTGCTGTTGTGGGGCCGCCACCAACTCGGCTGGCGCGGCCACAAAGCCATTCGCTGGACCCTGGCAGGCTTCTGCCTGCTGATGCTGGCCTACTTCGGCAGCAAGCTGGTTCGCGAATTTATCCTGCATATCTGA
- the ffh gene encoding signal recognition particle protein, translating into MFENLTDRLSQTLRNVTGKAKLSEDNIKDTLREVRMALLEADVALPVVKDFVNKVKDRAVGTEVSKSLTPGQAFVKIVRAELEELMGAANEDLALNAVPPAVVLMAGLQGAGKTTTAGKLARFLKERKKKTVMVVSADVYRPAAIKQLETLANDIGVTFFPSDLSQKPVAIAEAAIKEAKLKFIDVVIVDTAGRLAIDAEMMAEIQALHAAIKPVETLFVVDAMTGQDAANTAKAFNDALPLTGVVLTKVDGDARGGAALSVRAITGKPIKFIGMGEKTEALEPFHPDRIASRILGMGDVLSLIEQTEQTLDREKAEKLTKKLKKGKGFDLEDFRDQLQQMKNMGGLGGLMDKLPQMGGVNLAQMGNAQGTAEKQFKQMEAIINSMTPQERRDPEIISGSRKRRIAMGSGTQVQDIGRLIKQHKQMQKMMKKFTAKGGMAKMMRGMGGMMPGGLPKM; encoded by the coding sequence ATGTTCGAAAATCTGACTGACCGCCTCTCGCAGACGCTGCGAAATGTCACTGGCAAAGCCAAGCTGAGTGAAGACAACATCAAGGACACCCTGCGTGAAGTGCGCATGGCCTTGCTAGAGGCTGACGTTGCCTTGCCGGTGGTCAAGGACTTCGTTAATAAGGTCAAGGATCGTGCGGTCGGCACCGAAGTGTCGAAGAGCCTGACGCCGGGCCAGGCGTTCGTAAAGATCGTTCGCGCCGAACTCGAAGAGTTGATGGGGGCGGCCAACGAAGACCTCGCGCTGAATGCCGTGCCGCCAGCCGTGGTGCTGATGGCCGGTCTGCAGGGGGCGGGTAAAACCACCACCGCTGGCAAGTTGGCGCGCTTCCTTAAAGAGCGCAAGAAAAAGACCGTGATGGTGGTGTCGGCCGACGTTTACCGTCCGGCGGCAATCAAGCAGCTGGAAACCCTGGCCAATGATATTGGCGTGACCTTTTTCCCCTCCGATCTCAGCCAGAAGCCAGTGGCGATTGCCGAGGCAGCGATCAAGGAAGCCAAGCTCAAGTTTATTGATGTAGTGATCGTCGATACCGCCGGTCGTCTGGCCATCGATGCCGAGATGATGGCAGAGATTCAGGCGCTGCACGCGGCGATCAAGCCGGTCGAGACTCTGTTCGTGGTCGACGCCATGACCGGGCAGGACGCTGCCAATACAGCCAAGGCCTTCAATGATGCACTGCCGCTGACGGGTGTGGTGTTGACCAAGGTCGATGGTGACGCGCGTGGCGGTGCGGCGTTGTCGGTGCGAGCGATTACTGGTAAGCCGATCAAATTTATCGGTATGGGCGAGAAGACCGAGGCGCTGGAGCCCTTCCATCCAGACCGTATTGCCTCGCGCATTCTCGGTATGGGCGACGTGCTCAGCCTGATCGAGCAGACCGAGCAGACCCTGGATCGCGAAAAGGCCGAGAAGCTCACCAAGAAGCTGAAAAAGGGTAAGGGCTTCGATCTCGAAGACTTCCGCGATCAGCTGCAGCAGATGAAGAACATGGGCGGCCTCGGCGGCCTGATGGACAAACTGCCACAGATGGGCGGCGTCAATCTGGCGCAGATGGGCAATGCCCAAGGCACGGCTGAGAAACAGTTCAAGCAGATGGAGGCGATCATCAACTCGATGACGCCTCAGGAGCGTCGCGATCCGGAAATCATCAGTGGTTCGCGCAAGCGACGCATTGCCATGGGTTCCGGCACTCAAGTGCAGGACATTGGTCGCCTGATCAAGCAGCACAAGCAGATGCAGAAGATGATGAAGAAATTCACTGCCAAAGGCGGTATGGCCAAAATGATGCGCGGCATGGGTGGGATGATGCCTGGCGGCCTGCCGAAGATGTAA
- the rpsP gene encoding 30S ribosomal protein S16, whose translation MLTIRLALGGSKKRPFYKINVTDSRNPRDGSHKEEIGFFNPIARGQEVRLSVKQDRLAHWLSVGAQPSDRVAQLLKDAAKAAA comes from the coding sequence ATGCTAACGATTCGTCTTGCCCTTGGCGGCTCCAAAAAGCGCCCGTTCTACAAAATCAACGTGACCGACAGCCGTAACCCACGCGACGGTTCGCACAAAGAAGAAATCGGTTTCTTCAACCCGATCGCCCGTGGTCAGGAAGTTCGCCTGTCCGTGAAGCAAGACCGCCTGGCCCATTGGCTGAGCGTTGGTGCACAGCCTTCTGATCGTGTTGCTCAGTTGTTGAAGGACGCTGCTAAGGCTGCGGCCTAA
- the rimM gene encoding ribosome maturation factor RimM (Essential for efficient processing of 16S rRNA) — MSATPVSTDDLIVIGKIYSVHGVRGEVKVYSFTDPVANLLEYKSWTLRREGSVKQVELVSGRGSDKFLVAKLKGLDDREEARLLAGYEICVPRSLFPELADGEYYWYQLEGLKVIDQAGQLLGKVDHLLETGANDVLVVKPCTDSLDGRERLLPYSEQCVLSIDLGVGEMRVDWDADF; from the coding sequence ATGAGCGCGACGCCTGTTTCTACCGATGATTTGATCGTTATCGGCAAGATCTACTCTGTACATGGCGTTCGCGGTGAAGTGAAGGTGTATTCCTTTACTGATCCTGTTGCAAACCTGTTGGAGTACAAGTCCTGGACGCTTAGGCGCGAAGGCAGTGTCAAGCAGGTAGAGCTGGTCAGCGGACGCGGGAGTGACAAATTCCTGGTCGCGAAGCTCAAGGGTCTTGATGATCGTGAAGAAGCGCGACTTCTCGCCGGTTATGAGATCTGTGTGCCGCGCAGCCTGTTCCCTGAATTGGCTGATGGTGAGTATTACTGGTACCAGTTGGAAGGTCTCAAGGTTATTGATCAAGCAGGGCAATTGCTCGGCAAGGTTGATCACTTGTTAGAAACTGGTGCCAACGATGTGCTGGTGGTTAAACCCTGCACCGACAGTCTGGATGGTCGTGAGCGCCTGTTGCCCTATTCCGAGCAATGCGTGTTGTCGATTGATCTGGGTGTTGGCGAAATGCGGGTCGACTGGGATGCGGACTTCTAA
- the trmD gene encoding tRNA (guanosine(37)-N1)-methyltransferase TrmD, with translation MPNLRVEVITLFPEMFAAISEYGITSRAVKQGLLQLTCWNPRSYTTDRHHTVDDRPFGGGPGMVMKIKPLEDALLEAKQATGGAAKVIYLSPQGRQLTQSAVRELANEDALILIAGRYEGIDERFIEAHVDEEWSIGDYVLSGGELPAMVLIDAVTRLLPGALGHADSAEEDSFTDGLLDCPHYTRPEVYADKRVPEVLLSGNHEHIRRWRLQQSLGRTYERRADLLESRSLSGEEKKLLEEYVRQRDDS, from the coding sequence ATGCCTAATCTGCGCGTTGAAGTCATTACGCTGTTCCCGGAAATGTTTGCTGCCATCAGTGAATACGGCATTACCAGCCGGGCGGTGAAACAGGGCTTGTTGCAATTGACCTGTTGGAATCCGCGCAGCTACACCACTGACCGTCACCACACCGTGGATGATCGGCCTTTTGGTGGTGGCCCTGGCATGGTGATGAAGATCAAGCCGCTTGAAGATGCTTTGCTTGAGGCGAAGCAAGCTACAGGTGGTGCGGCCAAGGTGATTTACCTGTCGCCGCAAGGTCGCCAGCTGACGCAGTCAGCAGTACGCGAACTGGCCAATGAGGATGCGTTAATCCTGATTGCCGGCCGCTACGAAGGCATTGATGAGCGCTTTATTGAGGCGCATGTCGATGAAGAATGGTCGATTGGGGATTACGTCCTGTCTGGCGGTGAGCTGCCGGCCATGGTGCTGATCGACGCGGTAACGCGCCTTTTGCCTGGTGCATTGGGTCATGCAGATTCGGCCGAGGAGGACTCCTTTACGGATGGCCTGCTCGACTGCCCGCACTACACCCGTCCGGAGGTGTATGCGGATAAACGTGTTCCCGAAGTGTTGCTTAGTGGCAACCACGAACACATCCGGCGCTGGCGTTTGCAGCAGTCCCTTGGTCGGACCTACGAACGACGCGCCGATCTTCTGGAAAGCCGCTCGCTTTCTGGAGAAGAGAAAAAGCTGCTGGAGGAATACGTCCGCCAGCGGGACGATAGTTAA
- the rplS gene encoding 50S ribosomal protein L19 produces MTNKIIQQLEAEQMGKEIPTFAPGDTVVVQVKVKEGDRQRLQAFEGVVIAKRNRGLNSAFTVRKISNGVGVERTFQTCSPLVDSLAVKRRGDVRKAKLYYLRDLSGKAARIKEKLG; encoded by the coding sequence ATGACCAACAAGATTATTCAGCAGCTCGAAGCTGAACAGATGGGCAAAGAGATCCCGACTTTCGCACCAGGTGACACTGTTGTTGTCCAGGTTAAAGTGAAAGAAGGCGACCGTCAGCGTCTGCAGGCGTTCGAAGGCGTTGTAATCGCCAAGCGTAACCGTGGTCTGAACAGTGCGTTCACTGTTCGTAAGATCTCCAACGGTGTTGGCGTCGAGCGTACTTTCCAGACCTGCAGCCCGCTGGTCGACAGCCTGGCCGTTAAGCGTCGTGGTGACGTACGTAAAGCCAAGCTGTACTACCTGCGTGATCTGTCCGGTAAGGCAGCACGCATCAAGGAAAAACTGGGCTAA
- the xerD gene encoding site-specific tyrosine recombinase XerD yields MPAIDHPLIDRFVEALWLEKGLSAHTRAAYRSDLALFNGWLQVRDVQLADAGRELILDHLAWRLNEGYKARSTARLLSGLRGFYRFLLREQLISRDPTLQVDLPQLGRPLPKSLSEADVEALLAAPELEDPIGLRDRAMLEVLYACGLRVSELISLTLEQVNLRQGVLRVFGKGSKERLVPLGEEAIAWIERYSKEARPFLLDGKPSDVLFPSLRGEQMTRQTFWYRIKHQARVAGIAKSLSPHTLRHAFATHLLNHGADLRVVQMLLGHSDLSTTQIYTHVARARLQELHARHHPRG; encoded by the coding sequence ATGCCCGCCATCGACCACCCCTTGATTGACCGTTTCGTGGAAGCCCTGTGGCTGGAGAAAGGGCTGTCGGCGCACACGCGCGCTGCCTACCGCAGTGATTTGGCGCTGTTTAATGGTTGGTTGCAGGTGCGTGACGTGCAACTGGCCGACGCGGGGCGTGAGTTGATTCTTGATCATCTGGCCTGGCGCCTGAATGAAGGCTACAAGGCGCGCTCTACCGCGCGCTTGCTCTCGGGGTTGCGCGGCTTCTACCGGTTTCTCTTGCGTGAACAGTTAATCAGTCGTGACCCGACGCTGCAGGTGGATTTACCGCAACTGGGGCGACCACTACCCAAGTCGTTGTCCGAGGCCGATGTCGAGGCTCTGTTGGCCGCTCCTGAGTTGGAAGATCCGATTGGTTTGCGCGATCGTGCGATGCTTGAGGTGCTCTATGCCTGTGGCTTGCGCGTCAGCGAGCTGATTAGCTTGACGCTGGAACAAGTCAATCTGCGTCAGGGCGTGCTACGGGTATTTGGCAAGGGCAGTAAGGAGCGCCTGGTGCCGCTGGGTGAAGAGGCGATCGCCTGGATTGAGCGTTACAGCAAGGAGGCGCGGCCATTTCTGCTCGATGGCAAGCCCAGCGATGTGCTGTTCCCGAGCCTGCGTGGCGAGCAGATGACCCGGCAGACTTTCTGGTATCGCATCAAGCACCAGGCTAGGGTAGCGGGTATTGCCAAGAGCCTGTCGCCGCACACCCTGCGCCATGCCTTCGCTACCCATTTGCTCAATCATGGCGCTGATCTGCGTGTGGTGCAGATGCTGCTGGGGCATAGCGATCTTTCAACTACGCAAATCTATACCCATGTTGCTCGTGCGCGCCTGCAGGAGTTGCATGCGCGGCACCACCCGCGCGGCTGA
- the dsbC gene encoding bifunctional protein-disulfide isomerase/oxidoreductase DsbC, with protein sequence MRFNRIVVALALGLVSTMGVAADPDQAIRSTLKAIDPGLPIEAIAESPMTGLYQVQLQGGRQLYASEDGQFLLQGYLFQVKDGKPVNLTEAAESKGVVKLLDAIPVSEMVVFAPKQPKTHITVFTDTDCGYCQKLHSEVPELNLLGVEVRYLAFPRQGLESAAAKELSNVWCAKDQQDAMNRAKSRQSVADAQCDSPVAKQYALGQMIGVSGTPAIVLANGKIIPGYQPAPQLAKIALESK encoded by the coding sequence ATGCGTTTCAACCGCATTGTTGTCGCGTTGGCCTTGGGGCTAGTCAGCACTATGGGTGTTGCCGCTGATCCTGATCAGGCGATCCGTAGTACTCTCAAGGCGATTGACCCTGGGCTGCCAATCGAGGCCATTGCCGAAAGCCCGATGACCGGTCTGTACCAAGTACAGCTGCAAGGCGGCCGCCAGCTCTATGCCAGCGAAGATGGTCAGTTTTTGCTGCAGGGCTACCTGTTTCAGGTCAAGGATGGCAAGCCGGTTAACTTGACCGAGGCTGCCGAGAGCAAGGGTGTGGTCAAGCTGCTGGATGCCATCCCAGTCTCGGAAATGGTGGTGTTTGCGCCCAAGCAGCCGAAAACCCATATCACTGTATTTACCGACACCGATTGTGGCTATTGCCAGAAGCTGCACAGCGAAGTGCCTGAGCTGAACCTCCTGGGTGTTGAGGTGCGTTATTTGGCCTTCCCGCGCCAGGGGCTGGAAAGCGCGGCGGCAAAAGAGTTGTCGAATGTCTGGTGCGCCAAGGACCAGCAGGATGCCATGAATCGCGCGAAGAGCCGCCAAAGCGTTGCAGATGCTCAGTGCGACAGCCCGGTAGCCAAGCAGTACGCGCTCGGGCAGATGATCGGGGTCAGCGGTACGCCGGCCATCGTGTTGGCCAACGGCAAGATCATTCCCGGCTATCAACCAGCACCGCAGCTGGCGAAAATAGCCCTGGAATCCAAGTGA